TAAAACAAGTGCCTACTTTTTTTGTTTATTGATCCCTATTAAAAATTTTGGGTATAGTTGCGATAGGAGGGTGGTCTTGTGACAAATTCTTAATGTCCTTGACAAATAACAGGTGGTTCTGTATGTCAGATTCATGCAGCTACATTGTGTTTAGAGCAAGTTCTTAGTTGTGTTGGACTGTTGGTTGGTCGTTTGCCATAAGAATTGTGCTGTGTTCAGATGTAGGGCTGCTGGTGGTTAGTTGATCTTTTTAAATATTTGGTTTCTAGAGGACACTGTCTCGGAATGCTCTTAGTACTTAAGTTACCAACCTTTTGCCCTTGAAAATTAAATTTTTTAAAACCAATTTCGAACTAaatctgaaaaaaaaaaacaatcttcCTCATCTAGCATCCCCTTGGTGCTGAGGTTGCGCTAGGGCATCCAGCCACATTTGTTGCTACTTGGTGTTTGAGTGTTTCTAATTATACCGTAGGATTTGCTTTGCTTGAGATCTCTTGCATAGCCACTTGTTGTCTACTTACCCCTGTTTGCTCACTGTGTACACTTTCATCTGATCTCAACCTAGCACCTTAGGTCCTGTTTGATTTTGCACCCAAGCTTGCCACCAAGTAACCAGGCCAAAGTTTAGTTTGCCAGCCAAAATTATGGTCACCAAGTTTGTGGCCCTGATTTTGGTGACCTTGGCCATCAAAATGAACTAAAAGCCAGCCAAAATTTCTCACCAAACCAAACTGTGCCCAAATTTGATCAAAGTTGCCAAATGTTGGCCTGTCAAATCTTTTGGCACACTTGAGTAGCATATACTGATTGTTGCATGATGCATTTATGCCTCCCCACCCCTGTTTCCCCTTGTGCAAATAGCCCTTCAATAATTTCTTACTATAAATTTCTAGTGTGCTATATTTGGATGTTTTGCGAATTTGAATAACATGCACAGATACACTTGTCCATGTGAGATCTATGACTGTTGCCATGAATGACCTTACTTCTGTTTACATTTGAAATTGTTGGGAGTACTTATATTGCTAGGGGGATGAATACATATGGTGTGCTGAATGCTTAGTTAATCATCTCATAATTCTGAAGGAAAATAGTTCGCATAACAATATGTTTGTTTTAGGGGCTAAAGCAGAGGCACCATCTTCTGGAGGGATTAAAAATTACCGCTTTAGATCAGATGTGCCTTCCCCACCTTCTCATACTGCCGTAGGAGGTCCAGCTTCACTCCTTCCTAAGCGTAAACCCCTGACTGAAGAAGAGATCGAGGCTATTATGGTATGCCTTTTGTTCACAGAAGCTGAATATAAATGCAAATGATATGTTTGTTCTTAGCATTGTTTTATTGAATTAATTCATTTTGCTGGATTTCAATCCATATAAATTATACATCAAATATGCATATTGTTTATAATGATGTCATTTGGCATGCATGGAACTTAAAGGTTGAAGTACAATCTTAATGATAATAGCAAAATGCATGCTTAATCCAGTTGGGAAAACTTAGTTTGTAGCTAAAAATCTTGTCATTTTGATGTTTAGAGTTGCAGCTCATTGAGTTTCTGTACATATAGCCCTAGAAAAATTATGTGCATATAGAGCCCAATCATTATGACATCTGACAACCTGTCATGAAACCTTTTTCTCCAATAATCAAAACTGTTTGTTTTTGTGATTCTGGCAATGTAGTCTTTTGGTGTTTATTTGCAACTGTTAGGCATTGGTCACTAGGCCAGTTATTCACAGATACTGGAGTTGGCTGTGGAGTTATTGCGCTATTGTTTCAACTTCATTCCTTTTGACACGTGTACTTGTGAAGATCGTTAACCACTTTGTATATAAAATATAAGGATACTGGCCAGAGAAGTTAACTGCATTTGTCCCCATGTCAAGACCATGGAAATTTTACATTTTCTCAGTGTCTGCAAAATTATTGATATTTATATGAGCTTAATTAGCATTGCATGCATAGGTTCATTGCTGCGTTAAGCTTACCTGCTAAGGAATATGTAATCCACCAGATATAATTGCGTAAATATCAAACCATGCTTTCATTGCCACTTCCCCTTAAATCAATCTTTATCTTTGCTTTCCAATGATGGACATGTTTATTGTTTTTACCTTGATAGGCTCCCACGTTTACTACTATTGATTTTACTTTGAGATTTGTGCATATAGAAATGGGATAAATTTCTTATCTGCTATTACAATTTTGCAAAATCCTCTGGCTGTTTTGACAAAGTGGGTGTCTGTTTTCCCAGTCACTCGATGCAAAAATCACTAGTAAATGGCTAGGAACTATTTTGACCTTTAGAAAAGATGTTTTCCCTTCTACATATCTCCTTTTATTGCATGAACACTCTATTAGCCTGATTTTGGGGTTTTAACAGATCCAATCAGTATTGATAAGTGGTCAAACTAAAATATTTTTTCTCGAAGTAAcacatttttctttttgtttaacaATACAGATTCAGATATAGTCCACCATGATtgcatattgaattttaaaaACATTATATTTTTATACATGGCATATAATTACTCTGATTTGTTTATTTCACCTCAAGGAACATGTGTGTCAATAATTATAAAGTTGTCTGACTGGTTATATAACTTTATGGAATATGTTATGCTCGTTAACATTGAAAATGTTCATCTCCTTGCAGCTGGGGGGCTCCATCTGATATCACCTCATATGAATTGGAAATTCTAGgaacatcaataagatcatataCCCGAACTTATTGCCTTTGACCTCTGAAAGAGTGTTATTTAAGCCATGTTGATATGGAATTGGTTTTTTTATTCTGTTTGGAAGTCAGCTGTTGAAACATTCATTTACAGGATTATGCACATGTAACTGACCAAATCGTGAACACattctgtcggtgcgaaaagtgatcaacaagtaaatatttgtagttttgtcatgcgttgtgattggatgtggtttagcactcaatgacacaggatttatactgggtCAGAAAACGTGCTCTACGTTCAGTttcagttggtcggtgactttatttttgagcccaggtgcttgaagtttgctgtggggttacaaacgagtaggaatgagaagggggtgttagaggcccggtcggactctgaaccgaatggGCGAGAGTGATGGGTGCTCTAACGTACGCTAAGAATTGAAgcgtgtgctctgtgtagctGTGGGGCTCTAGAACCGTtgagctgttcgagtgctcacGTTGTCTAGAGCCAGAGAGAACGTCCGCCCTCTTTTCTTTTGAGAGCTGACCGAACGTTCTCCTCAGAGGAGAGAGTGCATCatcttttatagtcgaaggggatggTCTTAGAAGTCAGAGAAtggatacgtgtgctacctagtcttgtccaCGCTGTCGGTTACGAGACGGTCATCGTCgccacaatattgttt
The nucleotide sequence above comes from Miscanthus floridulus cultivar M001 chromosome 18, ASM1932011v1, whole genome shotgun sequence. Encoded proteins:
- the LOC136521307 gene encoding uncharacterized protein isoform X1, whose protein sequence is MPRIPLIKFPKRNLKAPSAPAPSQPADQHATLMSRLGAKAEAPSSGGIKNYRFRSDVPSPPSHTAVGGPASLLPKRKPLTEEEIEAIMLGGSI
- the LOC136521307 gene encoding uncharacterized protein isoform X2; the protein is MPRIPLIKFPKRNLKAPSAPAPSQPADQHATLMSRLAEAPSSGGIKNYRFRSDVPSPPSHTAVGGPASLLPKRKPLTEEEIEAIMLGGSI
- the LOC136521307 gene encoding uncharacterized protein isoform X3; translated protein: MPRIPLIKFPKRNLKAPSAPAPSQPADQHATLMSRLEAPSSGGIKNYRFRSDVPSPPSHTAVGGPASLLPKRKPLTEEEIEAIMLGGSI